In a single window of the Methanofollis ethanolicus genome:
- a CDS encoding HEAT repeat domain-containing protein, which produces MTEITGIRPVLLALACAGSFALDGILHADPVAGAVYPHLFYLPIVLAALWYGRVSVPVAGALALVHVLVWSFAPAAVLRAGIFLAVGLLAALIAVMAAAPVPAPEGGARDLAPLLRSRSPERRYGAAVSLGRTGDPAAVPALEKALSDPDPGVRWMALEALGAIGNPALPVLTRLLGSDDIDLRWGAAVTLGDIGDPAAVEPLARALEDGDRYVRTRAALALAALGVPALPSLAAAAGHRDAGVRWAAALALGKIGSPDSIPALSPLVSDTDPAVRWKAVEALGAIGGEAAVGPLVMALDDRDEEVCGVATAALTAIGEPAVTSLIDALRTKGRWFRAVSALREMGTAAAPALSSALSRKNRWVRIGAAMVLAEEGDRQGTDALVAALSDADPDVREAAREILEVGLKKGSGSFKVHNSPI; this is translated from the coding sequence ATGACAGAGATCACCGGGATACGCCCTGTCCTTCTTGCCCTGGCATGTGCCGGGTCATTTGCCCTCGACGGCATTCTCCATGCAGACCCGGTAGCCGGTGCCGTGTACCCCCACCTCTTCTATCTCCCTATCGTGCTTGCAGCCCTCTGGTACGGGCGTGTCTCCGTCCCTGTCGCGGGCGCCCTTGCTCTCGTGCACGTCCTGGTCTGGTCTTTTGCGCCTGCTGCCGTCCTGCGGGCCGGGATATTCCTTGCCGTCGGTCTTCTCGCCGCCCTCATTGCCGTAATGGCCGCGGCGCCTGTCCCGGCACCTGAGGGCGGCGCCCGCGACCTTGCCCCTCTCCTCAGGAGTCGGAGTCCTGAGAGGCGGTATGGGGCTGCGGTCTCCCTCGGGCGGACCGGCGACCCCGCGGCTGTCCCTGCCCTGGAAAAAGCCCTCTCCGACCCTGATCCCGGTGTCCGCTGGATGGCGCTCGAAGCCCTCGGCGCCATCGGCAACCCGGCCCTCCCTGTCCTCACGCGCCTCCTCGGTTCCGACGACATCGACCTCCGCTGGGGCGCTGCGGTTACTCTCGGTGACATCGGGGATCCCGCGGCAGTCGAACCCCTTGCTCGCGCTCTCGAGGACGGAGACAGGTACGTGCGGACCCGGGCCGCCCTTGCCCTTGCAGCGTTGGGGGTCCCGGCCCTGCCATCGCTTGCAGCCGCGGCAGGACACCGGGACGCCGGAGTGCGGTGGGCGGCGGCCCTCGCCCTCGGAAAGATCGGGTCTCCCGACAGTATCCCGGCCCTCTCCCCTCTCGTCTCTGACACCGACCCGGCCGTCCGCTGGAAGGCGGTCGAGGCCCTCGGCGCCATTGGCGGGGAGGCCGCGGTCGGCCCCCTTGTCATGGCCCTCGATGACAGGGACGAAGAGGTCTGCGGGGTGGCGACCGCGGCCCTGACGGCGATCGGGGAACCTGCGGTCACTTCCCTCATCGACGCCCTGCGGACAAAGGGGCGCTGGTTCCGTGCGGTGTCGGCCCTCAGGGAGATGGGGACGGCGGCGGCCCCGGCCCTCTCCTCGGCCCTCTCCCGGAAGAACAGGTGGGTGCGGATCGGAGCGGCGATGGTCCTGGCGGAGGAAGGGGACAGGCAGGGGACGGACGCCCTTGTCGCCGCCCTTTCCGATGCCGACCCCGACGTGCGGGAGGCAGCGAGAGAGATCCTGGAGGTGGGGCTGAAAAAAGGTTCTGGGAGCTTTAAAGTCCATAATTCGCCCATTTAA
- a CDS encoding HEAT repeat domain-containing protein, translating into MTDLILALSSQDLDKKHEAEERLVAIGEDAVLPLIEVLIDEDADARWYAGRVLARIGAPAIRPLILTMIVEQDTQFRRYAAAALGSMGETAVEPLIEAFSSEDRELRGFIALALCRIGEPARGPLKRLAGEGGEVQRSCARLTLWKMGEEGINDLVSSLDAGKAT; encoded by the coding sequence ATGACAGATCTGATCCTGGCGCTTTCTTCGCAGGATCTCGATAAAAAGCACGAAGCAGAGGAACGCCTTGTGGCGATCGGGGAGGATGCGGTCCTCCCCCTGATCGAGGTGCTGATCGATGAGGACGCCGACGCCCGCTGGTACGCCGGTCGGGTCCTCGCCAGGATCGGCGCACCCGCGATCAGGCCCCTGATCCTCACGATGATCGTGGAGCAGGACACGCAGTTCAGGCGCTACGCGGCGGCGGCCCTCGGTTCGATGGGTGAGACTGCGGTAGAGCCTCTCATCGAGGCATTTTCAAGCGAAGACCGCGAACTCCGCGGCTTTATCGCCCTCGCCCTCTGCCGGATCGGTGAACCGGCGCGGGGGCCGCTGAAGCGGCTTGCCGGCGAGGGTGGCGAGGTGCAGCGGTCCTGCGCCCGCCTCACCCTCTGGAAAATGGGGGAGGAAGGGATCAACGACCTGGTCAGTTCCCTCGATGCCGGGAAGGCCACATAA
- a CDS encoding mechanosensitive ion channel family protein encodes MFDFGLDDPIFFYPSLTWGHLVYIVLVILVAATLAKAVTLYLRKTLTDKIKLSQLDLLLKAVNYSVLIITVLIIVPFFNINLGGLLVAGGFASIVIGIASQSVLGNLISGLFLLIERPITIGDNINIGNVSGNITDINIFSTIVKTYDGVYVRIPNEKVFTSEITNYVAHEARRFEYVIGIPYDDDANEAIRIIREVVWSHPFALKDPSPSIYVDELADSSVNIKVRIWAPATEWWDVRTDLLWKIKEELSKNGIEMPFPQQVIWFQNELQGRVALRSGEGRPRAGPDEHT; translated from the coding sequence GTGTTCGACTTCGGCCTTGACGACCCCATCTTCTTCTACCCCTCCCTCACCTGGGGACACCTCGTCTACATCGTCCTCGTCATCCTTGTTGCGGCGACGCTGGCAAAGGCGGTGACCCTCTACCTCAGGAAGACCCTCACCGACAAGATCAAGCTGAGCCAGCTCGACCTCCTTCTCAAGGCCGTCAACTACTCGGTGCTCATTATCACCGTCCTGATCATCGTCCCCTTCTTCAATATCAATCTCGGCGGCCTCCTCGTGGCCGGCGGGTTCGCCTCGATCGTCATCGGTATCGCCAGCCAGAGCGTGCTCGGGAACCTCATATCGGGTCTCTTCCTCCTTATCGAGCGGCCGATCACCATCGGTGACAACATCAATATCGGGAACGTGAGCGGGAACATCACCGACATCAACATCTTCTCGACGATCGTGAAGACCTATGACGGCGTCTATGTGCGGATCCCGAATGAAAAGGTCTTCACCTCCGAGATCACAAATTATGTGGCCCACGAGGCGCGGCGGTTCGAGTACGTCATCGGGATCCCGTACGACGACGACGCGAACGAGGCGATCCGCATCATCAGGGAGGTCGTCTGGAGTCATCCCTTCGCCCTGAAAGACCCGTCGCCCTCCATCTATGTCGACGAACTCGCCGACAGTTCGGTGAATATCAAGGTGCGTATCTGGGCGCCGGCCACCGAGTGGTGGGACGTCAGGACCGATCTCCTCTGGAAGATCAAGGAGGAACTCTCGAAGAACGGCATCGAGATGCCCTTCCCGCAGCAGGTGATCTGGTTCCAGAACGAGTTGCAGGGACGGGTCGCGCTGAGGTCGGGCGAAGGTCGGCCGCGGGCCGGCCCTGACGAGCATACCTGA
- a CDS encoding DUF432 domain-containing protein: MPETFTVYGTYDLSFRYEKDGLDLSIEPEDGKYLYRRTLNGQTKTRTILSSGGRLIINPVEPLNLPKEVCRSLLVEFEPLSIEPGAEQTIYLTFPVEIGVFVAGRGNLELLDIFSWNKQKYTLYGSSEKGVIARWWPSTARSSPPDLDPLKEGLLSLEISNTTREWVEVSKVVLDGFGMKIYYGDLVSVQAWMRVLSTMVAETGFYDRSAREGQKKAVELFAVRGLAGVERQRFLMDRGL, from the coding sequence ATGCCCGAGACATTTACCGTGTACGGCACCTACGACCTTTCCTTCAGGTACGAGAAGGACGGCCTCGATCTCTCGATCGAGCCGGAGGATGGGAAGTATCTCTACCGCCGCACCCTGAACGGGCAGACGAAGACGCGGACCATCCTTTCCTCGGGCGGTCGGCTGATCATCAACCCGGTCGAGCCCCTCAACCTCCCCAAGGAGGTCTGCCGGAGTCTTCTGGTTGAATTCGAACCCCTCTCGATAGAACCGGGCGCCGAGCAGACTATTTACCTCACCTTCCCTGTCGAGATCGGCGTTTTTGTCGCCGGCCGGGGAAATCTCGAACTCCTGGATATTTTCTCCTGGAACAAACAGAAATACACCCTGTACGGGTCGTCGGAGAAGGGGGTGATCGCGCGGTGGTGGCCGAGCACCGCCCGCTCTTCCCCTCCTGATCTCGACCCCCTGAAAGAAGGTCTCTTATCCCTTGAGATCTCCAATACGACGCGGGAATGGGTCGAAGTCTCGAAGGTCGTCCTGGACGGTTTCGGCATGAAGATCTACTATGGCGACCTTGTTTCCGTACAGGCGTGGATGCGTGTCCTCAGCACGATGGTGGCGGAGACCGGTTTTTACGACCGGTCTGCCCGCGAGGGGCAGAAGAAGGCGGTCGAACTCTTCGCGGTGCGGGGACTTGCAGGGGTCGAGCGCCAGCGTTTCCTGATGGACAGGGGGCTGTGA
- a CDS encoding cation-translocating P-type ATPase produces MADSSAPWHARDQAEALLTLGSCDGGLSPAEAGARLERYGENRLDREEGPGPAAIVLRQFRSTLVAILIAAAVFSLIIGETVDAVAILIIVLMNAAFGAVQEWQAEKAMEALRRMLGLQAVVVRGGRETGIDAAAVVPGDIVVLDTGMKVPADLRLISATSLQVDEAPLTGESVPVGKATHPLPEETPLMERANMAYMGTAVVNGRGRGVAVATGMATEFGRIAGLSRAVRDIETPLARRLAVLSTRIGQIALVVAAAVVLAGLLQGRGAYEVVLTGVSLAVAVIPEGLPAVVTLTLAIGVRAMLGRNCLIRHLPASETLGAVSVIGTDKTGTLTKNEMTVTAIALPGQDLRVSGTGYAPMGGFFAGERTVDPAGMPGLSAFLRAAAICNHASIAPDGGIVGSPTEGALVVAAAKAGIRREGLPGIEEELSFSSVRKRMTVIVGEGERRVAYMKGGPEIVLARCTAVLADGAVRPLDTGTREVLADGVERMAGEGLRVIAAAYRLLDDGEDPEEGLVYLGAAGIQDPPREEAREAVEQAKKAGIDVIMITGDAPLTAAAVGRAVGLEQGEALTGADIDRMDDASLLIALKSANILARVTAEHKLRVIGLLTGDGHIVAMTGDGVNDAPALKKAHVGIAMGVKGTDVAREASDIVLVDDNFASIVAGVEEGRREADNIAKFTRYLLSSNVGEIAAVAGGLVAGLPLVLLPAQILWVNLVTDGATALVLGVEPAERGIMRRPPADPGAEILSSRAMAAVLLIGGWIGAVVLLIFALLQEADLDRARTLAFTGFVVFELINVFNFRSFSSTLRKIGPFSNRYLVAAVSVSLALQAAAVYHPILQAAFRTVPLGVGDWVLLVLIGLPLLTAGEGWKWVAARREKSG; encoded by the coding sequence ATGGCAGACTCTTCTGCCCCCTGGCATGCCCGCGATCAGGCCGAGGCCCTCCTGACCCTCGGGTCGTGCGATGGGGGTCTGTCCCCGGCAGAGGCAGGTGCACGGCTGGAACGCTACGGCGAGAACCGCCTCGACAGAGAGGAGGGGCCGGGGCCGGCGGCGATCGTCCTCCGCCAGTTCAGGAGCACACTCGTTGCCATCCTCATCGCCGCCGCCGTCTTCTCCCTCATTATCGGCGAGACTGTCGATGCCGTCGCAATCCTGATCATCGTCCTCATGAACGCCGCCTTCGGCGCGGTCCAGGAGTGGCAGGCAGAGAAGGCGATGGAAGCGCTCAGGCGGATGCTCGGTCTGCAGGCCGTCGTCGTGAGGGGCGGGAGGGAGACCGGGATCGATGCGGCGGCGGTCGTGCCCGGGGACATCGTCGTCCTCGATACAGGGATGAAGGTGCCGGCCGATCTCCGCCTCATCTCAGCGACAAGTCTCCAGGTTGACGAGGCGCCGCTCACCGGCGAGTCGGTGCCGGTGGGCAAGGCCACCCATCCCCTCCCGGAGGAGACACCCCTGATGGAACGGGCGAACATGGCCTATATGGGGACAGCGGTCGTGAACGGGCGGGGAAGGGGAGTCGCCGTCGCCACCGGGATGGCGACCGAGTTCGGGCGGATCGCAGGGCTTTCCCGCGCGGTCAGGGATATCGAGACCCCTCTTGCCCGGCGGCTCGCCGTCCTCTCGACACGTATCGGTCAGATCGCACTTGTCGTCGCTGCGGCAGTCGTACTCGCCGGCCTCCTCCAGGGGCGCGGGGCCTACGAGGTCGTCCTGACCGGGGTGTCCCTGGCCGTCGCCGTGATCCCTGAGGGTCTGCCCGCGGTGGTGACTCTCACCCTGGCGATCGGGGTGCGGGCGATGCTCGGGAGAAACTGCCTCATCCGTCACCTGCCGGCTTCGGAGACCCTCGGGGCGGTCTCGGTGATCGGCACGGACAAGACCGGCACTCTCACGAAGAACGAGATGACGGTGACAGCGATCGCCCTGCCAGGCCAGGATCTCAGGGTGAGCGGCACCGGTTACGCCCCGATGGGAGGATTTTTCGCGGGGGAGAGGACCGTCGATCCTGCAGGAATGCCCGGGCTCTCCGCGTTTCTCCGGGCCGCCGCCATCTGCAACCACGCGTCAATCGCGCCGGACGGCGGGATCGTCGGGAGTCCGACCGAGGGGGCGCTCGTCGTCGCCGCGGCAAAGGCCGGGATCAGGCGCGAAGGTCTCCCTGGGATCGAGGAAGAACTCTCCTTCTCCTCGGTGAGGAAACGGATGACCGTCATTGTGGGGGAAGGAGAGAGACGGGTCGCATACATGAAGGGAGGGCCAGAGATCGTCCTTGCCCGCTGCACTGCTGTGCTTGCGGACGGGGCGGTCAGGCCTCTCGACACGGGGACGCGGGAGGTGCTGGCGGACGGGGTCGAGAGGATGGCGGGGGAGGGCCTCAGGGTGATCGCGGCGGCATACCGTCTCCTCGACGACGGCGAAGACCCGGAGGAGGGCCTGGTCTACCTGGGGGCCGCGGGCATCCAGGACCCGCCACGCGAAGAGGCGAGAGAAGCAGTGGAACAGGCGAAAAAAGCGGGGATAGACGTGATCATGATCACCGGAGACGCACCCCTTACGGCGGCGGCGGTCGGCCGGGCTGTCGGGCTCGAGCAGGGTGAGGCCCTGACTGGCGCAGATATCGACCGGATGGACGATGCCAGCCTCCTTATTGCACTGAAATCTGCGAATATCCTTGCACGGGTCACCGCCGAACATAAACTCAGGGTGATCGGCCTCCTCACCGGGGACGGTCATATCGTCGCCATGACCGGCGACGGCGTGAACGATGCTCCGGCCCTGAAAAAGGCGCATGTCGGGATCGCGATGGGCGTCAAGGGGACAGACGTCGCCAGAGAGGCGAGCGACATCGTCCTCGTGGACGACAACTTCGCAAGCATCGTCGCCGGGGTCGAGGAGGGGCGGCGGGAGGCGGACAACATCGCGAAGTTCACGCGGTACCTCCTCTCCTCGAATGTCGGCGAGATCGCCGCCGTCGCGGGCGGGCTCGTCGCCGGCCTGCCTCTCGTCCTCCTGCCGGCCCAGATCCTCTGGGTGAACCTGGTGACCGACGGCGCGACCGCCCTCGTACTCGGGGTCGAACCGGCAGAGAGGGGTATCATGCGCCGGCCGCCGGCAGACCCGGGTGCAGAGATCCTCTCCTCCCGCGCCATGGCCGCGGTCCTCCTGATCGGCGGCTGGATCGGTGCGGTCGTCCTCCTCATCTTCGCCCTCCTCCAGGAGGCCGACCTCGACAGAGCCCGGACCCTCGCCTTCACCGGTTTCGTGGTCTTCGAACTGATCAATGTCTTCAACTTCAGGTCATTCTCATCGACCCTCCGCAAGATAGGGCCTTTCTCCAACAGGTACCTCGTCGCAGCGGTCTCGGTGAGCCTCGCCCTCCAGGCGGCGGCCGTCTACCACCCTATACTCCAGGCGGCCTTCAGGACCGTCCCCCTCGGTGTCGGAGACTGGGTCCTCCTTGTCCTCATCGGTTTGCCCCTCCTCACTGCAGGGGAAGGCTGGAAATGGGTGGCGGCGCGGCGGGAAAAAAGCGGGTGA
- a CDS encoding RNA recognition motif domain-containing protein, giving the protein MESNTLYVGNLNYETTEEQLTELFSEYSEPTSVRIIPRKGFGFVEFSSPEEAEKVMTALNGTEFMGRALRMDEARPREPRTDSRRY; this is encoded by the coding sequence ATGGAAAGCAATACTCTCTATGTCGGGAATCTCAACTACGAGACAACCGAAGAACAGCTCACCGAACTCTTCTCTGAATACAGCGAACCCACCTCCGTCAGGATCATCCCGCGCAAGGGCTTTGGTTTTGTTGAGTTCTCCTCTCCCGAGGAAGCCGAGAAGGTAATGACCGCCCTGAACGGCACCGAGTTCATGGGCCGTGCCCTGCGTATGGATGAGGCGAGGCCGCGCGAGCCCCGTACCGATTCCCGCAGATACTAA
- a CDS encoding 2'-5' RNA ligase family protein, whose amino-acid sequence MHHAHPLAIDIAVVLPAGIRDEAARINRLLVGHSSDRTICFGPDAIPHITLAMAAVPEGDLAGISLESLVPHFPLDITVTGISTVTTGSGQRVAGFDLAIDRPLLALHRAAATALRKIAVDKEPALLLRDGEEDEPSMAAYARDFLRARYSPHITLGRGEASERDTALTLPHRFTAEGAVLCRVGTGGACRQVLREMYI is encoded by the coding sequence ATGCACCATGCGCATCCCCTCGCCATCGATATCGCGGTCGTCCTCCCTGCCGGGATCAGGGACGAGGCGGCCAGGATCAACCGTCTCCTCGTCGGGCATTCAAGCGACAGAACCATCTGTTTCGGGCCTGACGCCATCCCCCACATCACCCTGGCGATGGCCGCGGTGCCGGAGGGAGACCTTGCAGGGATCTCTCTGGAGAGCCTCGTACCTCACTTTCCCCTCGATATCACTGTCACCGGCATCTCCACGGTGACAACCGGGTCGGGGCAGAGGGTCGCAGGATTCGACCTCGCCATCGACAGACCACTCCTCGCTCTCCACCGCGCGGCGGCAACAGCCCTCAGGAAAATCGCCGTTGACAAAGAACCTGCCCTCCTCCTCAGGGACGGAGAGGAGGACGAACCGTCCATGGCCGCGTATGCCCGCGATTTCCTGCGCGCCCGGTACTCTCCCCATATCACCCTCGGCAGGGGCGAGGCCTCTGAAAGGGACACCGCACTCACCCTGCCCCATCGTTTCACAGCAGAGGGTGCAGTCCTCTGCCGCGTCGGCACCGGCGGCGCCTGCCGGCAGGTGCTCCGGGAAATGTACATATAA
- a CDS encoding cation:proton antiporter has protein sequence MSAEIASTIEFQMSLLLFVALAGYLVASRINQSAVIGEILVGLIVGPSVLGLITYTDFVRSLAALGAVILLFVIGLEFDLRDILDLRYAVIGLSGVIVPWIGGYWLTAALGYGFESAVFVGTAMTATSIAITANVLREMGKLDTAVARAIIGTAVIDDVLSLMALSITVDVVAGTFTPASVATVVLKDLVFVVVAGYAGIRVVAPLLEWIDRTPFSRKYPEFLFITAMMFAFLYALGAEAVGISAIIGAFIAGVSFHGVNIVNSRDLKEGAEYLHVIFASIFFVSLGILADFSALTPDILVLLTALTVMAVITKIVGCGIPASLMGIGRQDSLILGCGMVPRGEVAMIVALIGLNLDLIDQGIYLAIVLMSLLTTVVTPIVYRNWLYREAGESA, from the coding sequence ATGTCCGCCGAAATCGCCTCGACCATCGAGTTCCAGATGAGTCTTCTCCTCTTCGTCGCCCTCGCGGGCTACCTGGTGGCGTCCAGGATCAACCAGTCCGCGGTGATCGGCGAGATCCTGGTCGGGCTCATCGTGGGGCCGAGCGTCCTCGGCCTGATCACATACACCGACTTCGTGCGGAGCCTCGCCGCTCTCGGCGCCGTCATCCTTCTCTTTGTCATTGGCCTGGAGTTCGATCTCCGGGACATCCTTGATCTGCGCTACGCGGTGATCGGGCTTTCCGGGGTCATCGTCCCCTGGATCGGTGGGTACTGGCTCACCGCCGCACTCGGCTACGGCTTCGAGAGCGCCGTCTTTGTCGGGACGGCAATGACGGCGACGAGCATCGCGATCACCGCCAATGTCCTGCGGGAGATGGGAAAACTCGACACCGCTGTGGCGCGGGCGATCATCGGCACGGCGGTCATCGACGACGTTCTCTCCCTGATGGCTCTCTCCATCACCGTCGACGTCGTCGCAGGAACCTTTACCCCTGCCTCTGTCGCAACAGTTGTCCTGAAGGATCTCGTCTTCGTTGTCGTCGCGGGATATGCCGGGATCAGGGTCGTCGCCCCTCTCCTCGAATGGATCGACCGGACTCCCTTCTCCCGGAAGTACCCCGAGTTCCTCTTCATCACGGCGATGATGTTCGCCTTTCTCTATGCCCTCGGTGCCGAGGCCGTCGGAATATCGGCAATCATCGGTGCATTTATCGCCGGGGTCTCTTTCCACGGGGTCAACATCGTCAACTCCCGCGACCTGAAAGAGGGGGCCGAGTATCTCCATGTCATCTTCGCCTCGATATTCTTCGTGTCCCTGGGTATCCTCGCCGATTTCTCGGCTCTCACGCCGGACATCCTCGTCCTCCTCACCGCCCTGACAGTGATGGCTGTGATCACCAAGATCGTCGGCTGCGGCATTCCCGCCAGCCTCATGGGGATAGGGCGGCAGGACAGCCTGATCCTCGGCTGCGGCATGGTGCCCCGGGGCGAGGTGGCGATGATCGTCGCCCTCATCGGCCTCAACCTGGACCTCATCGACCAGGGCATCTATCTGGCGATCGTGCTGATGAGTCTCCTGACGACGGTGGTGACGCCGATCGTCTACCGGAACTGGTTATACAGAGAAGCAGGGGAAAGTGCCTGA
- a CDS encoding aminotransferase-like domain-containing protein, whose product MTLRYAARMGKTPRSFIREILKVTESPEVISFAGGLPSPALIKVEGIAEAARSVFETGGAAALQYATTEGYLPLREFIADRYRRRLGLDVGPDEILITNGSQQALDLIGKVFLDAGDAVAIERPGYLGAIQAFSLYEPRFCPVPLEEDGPDCAALERTLGEQDVRLFYGVPNSQNPSGITWSREKREDVASLLDGTGTVFVEDDAYGELRFSGRSLPPVKKYLPDSTVLTGSFSKIAAPGLRMGWICANPEVLDRLVVAKQASDLHSNTLSQRILAQYLTHNDIDAHVREICRVYGRHCTLMSSLIDDLFPDGVSRTEPDGGMFLWVTLPLGFSSMALFERALAEHVAILPGLPFYVDGGGENTVRLNFSNADEDGITEGMHRLARALEA is encoded by the coding sequence ATGACTCTTCGATATGCCGCTCGCATGGGGAAGACGCCCCGTTCCTTCATCAGAGAGATCCTGAAGGTCACCGAAAGCCCCGAGGTCATCTCTTTTGCGGGAGGTCTCCCGAGCCCTGCCCTGATCAAGGTGGAGGGGATTGCAGAGGCGGCTCGTTCTGTTTTTGAGACCGGGGGCGCTGCTGCTCTCCAATATGCCACGACCGAGGGGTATCTGCCTCTCCGGGAATTCATCGCCGATCGCTACAGGCGGAGACTCGGTCTCGACGTGGGCCCCGACGAGATCCTCATCACCAACGGTTCACAGCAGGCCCTCGACCTCATCGGCAAAGTCTTCCTTGACGCCGGTGATGCCGTGGCGATCGAGCGCCCGGGGTATCTTGGTGCGATCCAGGCCTTCTCCCTGTATGAACCCCGGTTCTGTCCTGTCCCTCTCGAAGAGGATGGGCCTGATTGTGCAGCCCTGGAGAGGACGCTCGGAGAGCAGGATGTCAGGCTCTTCTACGGTGTCCCGAACTCGCAGAACCCCTCGGGGATCACCTGGTCGCGGGAAAAAAGAGAAGATGTGGCGTCTCTTCTCGACGGGACAGGCACGGTCTTTGTCGAAGACGATGCTTATGGAGAACTACGGTTTTCTGGCCGCTCTCTGCCCCCGGTGAAAAAATATCTCCCCGACTCGACGGTCCTGACCGGGTCCTTCTCGAAGATCGCAGCACCAGGACTGCGCATGGGCTGGATCTGTGCGAACCCCGAGGTTCTCGACCGCCTCGTCGTTGCGAAGCAGGCGTCCGACCTCCATTCCAATACTCTTTCCCAGCGGATTCTCGCGCAGTATCTCACGCACAATGATATCGATGCGCATGTCAGGGAGATCTGCCGGGTGTACGGCCGGCACTGCACACTGATGTCCTCCCTGATAGACGACCTCTTCCCTGACGGCGTCAGCCGCACCGAACCTGACGGCGGGATGTTCCTCTGGGTGACCCTCCCTCTCGGCTTCTCCTCAATGGCCCTCTTCGAGCGGGCCCTTGCGGAGCATGTTGCCATCCTGCCCGGCCTGCCCTTCTACGTGGACGGTGGCGGGGAGAACACGGTCCGCCTCAACTTTTCGAACGCCGATGAGGACGGGATCACCGAGGGGATGCACCGCCTTGCGCGGGCTCTCGAAGCATAA
- a CDS encoding PspC domain-containing protein: protein MAEKRLVRPKKDRMIAGVCSGIARYLGVDPAIVRIAWVILSFFGYIVFGVLAYILAAIIIPEEEEGVLDAEFTVKEEGKA, encoded by the coding sequence ATGGCAGAGAAGAGACTTGTCCGTCCGAAGAAGGACCGCATGATTGCCGGGGTCTGCAGCGGGATAGCCCGGTATCTGGGCGTCGACCCGGCGATCGTACGCATTGCATGGGTGATCCTCTCCTTCTTCGGCTATATCGTCTTCGGGGTCCTTGCCTATATCCTCGCCGCGATCATCATCCCCGAGGAAGAGGAAGGTGTTCTCGACGCGGAGTTCACGGTGAAAGAGGAAGGGAAGGCCTGA
- a CDS encoding DUF2124 domain-containing protein, which produces MEKIDTLSGVPGMLRPFKQYLAGAGLPDGARIMYCGVPGTCTPFIELLAFAVRDLPFEHVFVPYLDEEKARAIHAVPGVGMQVGGSPSSHEPAVIVLMGGLAMPNVPVEAKDAAALLVRHPQAKRVGVCFMSMFEKAGWLDQVPFDLLIDATLDPVTIYR; this is translated from the coding sequence ATGGAAAAGATCGACACTCTCTCCGGTGTCCCCGGCATGCTCAGGCCCTTCAAGCAGTACCTTGCCGGCGCCGGCCTGCCTGACGGCGCCCGCATCATGTACTGCGGCGTTCCCGGAACCTGCACGCCTTTCATCGAACTGCTCGCCTTCGCCGTCCGCGACCTCCCCTTCGAGCATGTTTTCGTGCCGTACCTCGACGAGGAGAAGGCACGGGCGATCCATGCCGTCCCCGGTGTCGGCATGCAGGTCGGCGGTTCGCCATCCAGCCATGAACCCGCGGTTATCGTCCTGATGGGCGGGCTGGCGATGCCGAATGTCCCGGTAGAAGCAAAAGATGCGGCGGCACTTCTCGTGCGCCACCCGCAGGCAAAGAGAGTCGGCGTCTGTTTTATGAGCATGTTCGAGAAGGCGGGCTGGCTCGATCAGGTTCCCTTCGACCTCCTGATCGATGCCACTCTCGACCCGGTCACCATCTACCGGTAG